The following nucleotide sequence is from Candidatus Jordarchaeales archaeon.
CCTCTTTCTTCTTCAGCGTTACTTCTAGTATGCCGTTCTTGTACGATGATTTAGCCTGCTGCGGGTCAACCTTGCACGGCAGCTTTACCTCCTTGTGGTACTTACGCTGCGGTGTGTCAACGGAGACTGTCAACGTGTCCTCTGTTCCATAGAGTTTAATGTCGTCTTTCTCGACGCCTGGAAGTTCGACGACAACCCTAACTTCGTCGTCTGTTTCGATGACATCAGTCAATGGTTCCCTGTACTCCTGGAACCCTATGCGCGGGCGCCCTGGACCCATTTCTGGTTTCACGTTGCCGAACTCTTCCACGTGTGGCCTGCCGTCGGGGCCTATGGTTACCCTATATCCGTAGACGAATGGACCCCACTCTCTAACCTTAGTTCCATCAGGTAGTGTTCTTTCTCTTACAAGATCTTTCGGAACCCTCCTGGACATCTCCTCAAACTCTTCCCTTATGAAGTCCTCCATATCTCTCATGAAGTTCTCTATGTCCTCGAAAAGCCACCTGAAGGGGCTTCTTCTCCTAAACCACCTAGACCACCAGTCCTCCATTTGCACGTCCCCCCTTCCTATAAAAAGGACACGAAAGAATTAATTCTTTTTGGTTTGGAAAAGTGAGAGAACTTGAAGTGTATGCGTGAAGGCGGCGAATAATTAAAGTTTCTGGGAGATTATCTAAAGTTTAAATGGAAGAACAACCGAGGTTTATGTTGTGGTGGTTTATGGAGAGAGAAAAAGTTATTCTTGAAAGATTAAAGGAGGCTATAGTAAGTCTCGACATCGAGGGCGTTAAGAAGGCATGTAGAGAGGCGATTGATGCCGGCATACCTGCATATAAGTGTATCAGTGAGGCTATGGCTAAGGGGCTTGAAGTAGTGGGCGAGAAGTATGAAAGAGGAGAATACTTCTTGGCGGACTTAGTTGTTGCAGGCGAAGCCATGAAGGAGGGAATAAAGATACTTGAGCCCTACTTGAGAACTGGTGAGGCTGAGAGGTTGGGGAAGGTTGTCATTGGAACTGTTAGGGGGGACATGCACGATATAGGTAAGAATATTGTCGCCACGCTTCTCAGCGGGGCTGGTTTTGAAGTTATCGACTTGGGAGTTGACGTGCCGACGGAAGCGTTCGTAGAAGCGGTTAGGAAACACAAACCTCACATAGTTGGAATGTCAGCGCTGCTTACGACGACCATGGTTGAAATGGAAAACGTTATCAAAGCTCTTGAGCATGCGGGGTTAAGAAACAAAGTTAAGATAATAATCGGCGGGGCTCCTGTG
It contains:
- the hsp20 gene encoding archaeal heat shock protein Hsp20, with the translated sequence MEDWWSRWFRRRSPFRWLFEDIENFMRDMEDFIREEFEEMSRRVPKDLVRERTLPDGTKVREWGPFVYGYRVTIGPDGRPHVEEFGNVKPEMGPGRPRIGFQEYREPLTDVIETDDEVRVVVELPGVEKDDIKLYGTEDTLTVSVDTPQRKYHKEVKLPCKVDPQQAKSSYKNGILEVTLKKKEEKPKGQPIKIE
- a CDS encoding corrinoid protein, giving the protein MLWWFMEREKVILERLKEAIVSLDIEGVKKACREAIDAGIPAYKCISEAMAKGLEVVGEKYERGEYFLADLVVAGEAMKEGIKILEPYLRTGEAERLGKVVIGTVRGDMHDIGKNIVATLLSGAGFEVIDLGVDVPTEAFVEAVRKHKPHIVGMSALLTTTMVEMENVIKALEHAGLRNKVKIIIGGAPVSKEYAEKIGADAYAKDAVEGVSICKSWVLK